A genomic window from Nematostella vectensis chromosome 9, jaNemVect1.1, whole genome shotgun sequence includes:
- the LOC116618293 gene encoding uncharacterized protein LOC116618293 — protein MHLALSFVVAVVAWVSVTDAVVEDKVTLRVFDKNLKISDEEIQRRLKEADLEGHGFKKEVVTKLMKVPGQKTPNYLKQYFYYKTVACDRVMEVERELSGLLKGAMSKKVVTKMGRAVRDKGLVKDAMCRTGVEIHLNKEQSCGQKKRQKRSPCWVCYGWCSRVDALEKE, from the exons ATGCATCTTGCGTTGAGTTTTGTCGTGGCCGTGGTGGCCTGGGTTTCCGTGACAG ATGCTGTGGTTGAAGACAAAGTAACATTAAGAGTGTTCGACAAAAACCTCAAGATTTCGGACGAAGAAATTCAAAGACGCCTCAAGGAGGCCGATCTGGAGGGACACGGGTTCAAGAAAGAGGTCGTTACCAAGCTCATGAAAGTTCCCGGACAAAAGACGCCGAATTACCTGAAGCAATACTTCTACTACAAGACCGTGGCGTGTGACCGGGTGATGGAAGTAGAGAGGGAACTGAGCGGGTTGTTGAAAG GTGCCATGAGTAAGAAGGTGGTTACCAAGATGGGTCGGGCCGTGAGAGATAAGGGACTAGTCAAAGACGCGATGTGCCGTACTGGCGTAGAGATTCATCTCAACAAAGAGCAGAGCTGCGGTCAGAAAAAGCGACAAAAACGCAGCCCTTGCTGGGTGTGCTATGGTTGGTGCTCTCGTGTCGATGCTTTGGAAAAAGAATAA
- the LOC116618277 gene encoding uncharacterized protein LOC116618277, protein MFSHQEKELEEINIGFYEVLPTKPLHDVKEQISNIVEELPLHLEKQEKQEFERVKATVTGTKDKLRGTDMRYLCAILGKQMRGVMSEKPQTVFDTLTEVSRLLYSHPSKRCPRDILCLHNQSFLHAMTLKEVIKETKSLTDRKLYGRYFHSLVVHSPIQSRLVSGRSVNTEQQERHFNTFSAIAENTSSRCPGEIITPGLVRMQAELKVADQHRNTLSEQVSKINSIAKSSSALSNSIIPNRYILRHPNDYQAHLERISDFLLCGEGVWWRQVASGVEFFDGPQELGSRTAGPPLHHFISQTIKSE, encoded by the exons ATGTTTTCTCACCAAGAGAAAGAGCTAGAAGAAATCAACATAG GATTCTACGAAGTTCTTCCAACTAAACCACTACATGATGTCAAGGAACAAATCTCAAACATAGTTGAAGAACTGCCACTGCAcctagaaaaacaagaaaaacaagaatttGAAAGGGTAAAAGCTACTGTCACTGGCACTAAAGACAAGCTAAGAGGCACAGACATGAGGTATCTATGCGCTATTCTTGGAAAGCAAATGAGAG GTGTCATGTCTGAGAAACCACAAACAGTCTTTGATACTCTAACAGAAGTGTCAAGACTATTGTATAGCCACCCAAGCAAAAGATGTCCAAGAGATATTTTGTGTCTCCACAACCAGAGCTTCCTTCATGCCATGACTTTGAAAGAGGTTATCAAGGAAACAAAGTCCTTGACCGATCGAAAGCTGTATGGGCGCTACTTCCACTCTCTTGTTGTCCATTCCCCAATCCAGTCAAGACTGGTCAGTGGTCGATCTGTAAATACTGAACAGCAGGAGCGCCACTTTAACACCTTCTCTGCAATAGCAGAAAATACCTCGAGCAGATGTCCTGGTGAAATAATCACACCCGGCCTAGTTCGTATGCAGGCTGAACTAAAGGTAGCTGACCAACACAGAAACACCTTGAGTGAACAAGTATCCAAAATCAACAGTATTGCCAAGTCATCATCTGCACTATCCAACTCAATCATTCCAAACAGATATATTCTTCGACACCCTAATGATTATCAGGCTCACCTGGAGCGCATCTCAGATTTTCTTTTGTGTGGAGAGGGTGTATGGTGGAGGCAAGTTGCTAGTGGTGTTGAGTTTTTTGATGGCCCCCAAGAGTTAGGTTCAAGGACAGCTGGTCCACCACTTCATCACTTTATATCACAGACAATAAAATCAGAATGA
- the LOC125572412 gene encoding transcription initiation factor IIB-like, protein MEERTVERTAEDRPPPPYNIPGGPVPEIDVPTLMPEFALFDRALTEYETSRASLGDEDSSNTLCNHDDLVTEDGVTSCLECGEQMQRVIAHEREWGFYGHSDGKRSSDPSRVQVRRSEDRNIDKDVENMGFSGVIVAKANEIYTQVTKGQIFRGDPRKAIIFACIYYAYKMSGKCQTPKTLMETFGLSRKSCLKGLKIFSINMPKDYLLHGTSPTVVDHIRDVMDRFSASPAQKGEVVQLYYRSKNRSSELNRARPQSFAVALTYYWVRLNGVDITLKKFSERTGVSELTISRKAREVATVLGTPGVV, encoded by the coding sequence ATGGAGGAACGAACAGTTGAACGTACGGCTGAAGATcggccaccaccaccatacaATATCCCCGGCGGACCGGTGCCTGAGATTGACGTCCCCACCCTCATGCCGGAATTTGCACTGTTTGACCGAGCCCTCACCGAATACGAGACTAGTAGAGCCTCCTTGGGAGACGAGGATAGTAGTAACACCCTTTGCAATCATGACGACCTAGTCACAGAAGACGGGGTCACTAGTTGCTTAGAGTGCGGGGAGCAGATGCAGCGTGTGATCGCGCACGAAAGGGAATGGGGTTTTTACGGACATTCCGACGGCAAACGGTCTTCGGATCCAAGTCGGGTCCAGGTACGTAGGTCTGAGGATAGAAATATTGACAAGGATGTGGAGAACATGGGTTTTAGTGGGGTAATTGTAGCCAAAGCTAACGAGATATACACTCAGGTGACGAAAGGCCAGATTTTTCGCGGCGACCCACGGAAGGCGATCATCTTTGCGTGTATCTACTACGCCTACAAGATGTCTGGTAAGTGTCAGACACCGAAAACCTTGATGGAAACTTTTGGATTGAGCAGGAAGAGTTGCCTTAAGGGTCTAAAAATCTTCAGTATTAACATGCCTAAAGATTACTTACTACACGGAACGTCTCCCACCGTCGTGGACCACATTCGcgatgtgatggatagattcTCGGCGTCCCCCGCACAGAAGGGAGAGGTGGTCCAGCTCTACTACAGATCTAAGAACCGCTCGTCTGAGTTGAATCGCGCTCGCCCACAATCCTTTGCGGTCGCTTTAACCTATTACTGGGTACGGCTAAATGGGGTCGATATTACACTTAAAAAATTCTCCGAGAGAACGGGCGTCTCCGAGTTAACCATCAGTAGGAAAGCGAGAGAAGTGGCCACAGTCCTAGGTACGCCCGGTGTGGTATGA
- the LOC116618278 gene encoding uncharacterized protein LOC116618278 codes for MHLALSFVVAVVAWVSVTDAVVEDKVTLRVFDKNLKTSDEEIQRRLKEADLEGHGFKKEVVTKLMKVPGQKTPNYLKQYFYYKTVACDRVMEVERELSGLLKGAMSKKVVTKMGRAVRDKGLVKDAMCRTGVEIHLNKEQSCGQKKRQKRSPCWVCLGWCSRVDALEKE; via the exons ATGCATCTTGCGTTAAGTTTTGTCGTGGCCGTGGTGGCCTGGGTTTCCGTGACAG ATGCTGTGGTTGAAGACAAAGTAACATTAAGAGTGTTCGACAAAAACCTCAAGACTTCGGACGAAGAAATTCAAAGACGCCTCAAGGAGGCCGATCTGGAGGGACACGGGTTCAAGAAAGAGGTCGTCACCAAGCTCATGAAAGTTCCAGGACAAAAGACGCCGAATTACCTGAAACAGTACTTCTACTACAAGACCGTGGCGTGTGACCGGGTGATGGAAGTAGAGAGGGAACTGAGCGGGTTGTTGAAAG GTGCCATGAGTAAGAAGGTGGTTACCAAGATGGGTCGGGCCGTGAGAGATAAGGGACTAGTCAAAGACGCGATGTGCCGTACTGGCGTAGAGATTCATCTCAACAAAGAGCAGAGCTGCGGTCAGAAAAAGCGACAAAAACGCAGCCCTTGTTGGGTTTGCCTGGGTTGGTGCTCTCGTGTCGATGCTTTGGAAAAAGAATAA